One stretch of Euwallacea similis isolate ESF13 chromosome 6, ESF131.1, whole genome shotgun sequence DNA includes these proteins:
- the LOC136409494 gene encoding transforming growth factor beta activator LRRC33-like: MLQLPLLLLTVLVTASAKCPLTCTCRNVPLEMVPTSYLHSTTIKCVGFPTSNSTQLSNLTRILEVSRLDDESFANLVQTLAGSDLPELNALSVMNSFIGNISNVLDVIGDKIKSVSFQRLALSEVPDLSECSSLVSLDLSSNGIAQLSNLRTLASRTLLQSLNLSANYIYEIGSQSFQNLTSLKILDLSSNNLSALCSNILGPLTGLNYLNLSHNRIQILSDDSFSSLAHLQQLDLSWNNLARMAPGSLQLPNLTRLLLAGNFQLGNTSAIIAEVGRKLHTVDASRIGLKRVPGTLTHSIRTLRLAGNSIKELTCGELDTYPLLQVLDFTSNGINSIEDDALGRQESLAVLYLSDNKLPTIPKSLPEQLTELHLEWNAIQKVLKGDLQGLPNLEVLLLNDNKITSIEGGAFAYLRSLVTLDLSRNSIKALYPGSLTGPSALQILRLSGIDTVAPAEDVSFPLSAPDHLVSLDLSGSAGLARQLLADRAALAASKELQELDISGADLEFIRSDLLHFLPELRVIRLRDNRLNCSNLQWLAAWMRRQDRNDQVTCASPPELWGTPLLDLQYADSYSIEQINHDDFEGAINLVNAIGKNSPRGKYFSGGITTITTNKSIQVKEDDDNDPKLRSLDNKAREVSDNEIVGIGDFTSGRVAKKDMETIKVVNKILVPSADLRLSSLIPVTNERKKYFETRSTSTKGQDETDSNRASTASTDSSQHFRGRNNGPTAALNKTQTPHNLASNERNFSDTSGLVGANKSDTPTLQVNMTEDVSQWNASTIRTSMFRNDENQGKFLHPGMLILAMGILCAGATLATLAVRFNSRKRWMERRESADSIPVASISSITELW; encoded by the exons ATGTTGCAGCTCCCACTTTTGCTGCTCACAGTGTTAGTTACGGCCAGTGCAAAATGTCCTTTGACGTGCACTTGTAGGAACGTCCCTCTGGAAATGGTGCCCACCAGTTACCTGCACTCCACTACCATTAAGTGCGTCGGCTTTCCCACTTCCAATTCGACCCAATTAAGCAACTTGACAAGAATTCTAGAAGTTTCTCGCTTGGACGATGAAAGTTTCGCCAATTTAGTTCAGACTTTAGCGGGAAGTGATTTACCGGAATTAAACGCCCTGTCTGTAATGAACAGCTTTATAGGCAACATCAGTAATGTGCTTGATGTTATCGGTGATAAAATTAAGTCTGTAAGTTTTCAAAGGCTGGCGCTGTCCGAAGTGCCGGATTTGAGTGAGTGCTCAAGTTTAGTTAGTTTAGATTTATCTAGCAACGGTATCGCACAACTTAGCAACCTAAGAACTTTAGCGTCTCGGACATTACTACAATCGCTGAATTTGAGTGCAAACTATATCTACGAAATTGGCTCTCAGAGCTTCCAAAACCTTACCAGCCTGAAAATCTTAGATCTGTCCAGCAACAACTTGTCTGCTTTATGCAGTAATATACTTGGACCTCTCACaggattaaattatttgaacttGAGCCACAATCGTATTCAAATCTTAAGTGATGACTCTTTCTCCAGTTTAGCCCACTTGCAGCAACTGGACTTGTCGTGGAATAACCTGGCTAGAATGGCTCCAGGTAGTTTGCAATTGCCAAACCTCACCCGCCTCCTTCTGGCAGGAAATTTCCAGTTAGGAAATACAAGCGCAATCATAGCTGAAGTAGGTAGGAAATTGCATACGGTGGATGCTTCAAGGATAGGTCTGAAACGAGTACCAGGCACATTGACCCATTCAATAAGAACTTTGCGGCTGGCAGGAAACTCAATAAAAGAGCTCACTTGTGGAGAATTGGACACCTATCCGTTACTCCAGGTCTTAGATTTCACTTCGAACGGCATAAATTCCATTGAAGACGACGCGTTAGGGCGGCAGGAATCCCTAGCGGTGCTCTATTTGAGCGACAATAAACTTCCCACTATTCCCAAAAGTTTGCCTGAGCAGCTGACTGAGCTGCATCTGGAGTGGAACGCGATCCAGAAGGTTTTGAAAGGCGACCTCCAGGGACTACCAAACCTTGAAGTATTGTTGCTAAACGACAATAAAATTACAAGTATAGAGGGCGGAGCTTTCGCTTATTTGCGCTCGCTCGTCACCTTGGATTTGTCGAGAAATTCGATAAAAGCTCTTTATCCAGGGAGTCTCACGGGCCCCTCGGCTTTGCAGATTTTAAGACTGAGTGGTATAGACACAGTTGCCCCCGCGGAAGACGTGTCATTTCCGCTTTCAGCCCCGGATCATTTAGTTAGTCTTGATTTATCTGGAAGCGCGGGCCTGGCGCGACAATTGCTCGCCGATAGAGCCGCTCTGGCCGCCTCTAAGGAATTGCAAGAGTTGGATATTTCCGGTGCAGATCTGGAATTCATCCGTTCTGATTTATTACACTTTCTGCCAGAATTAAGGGTGATACGCCTGAGAGATAATAGGCTGAATTGCTCTAATTTGCAATGGCTAGCTGCATGGATGAGACGTCAGGATAGAAATGACCAGGTTACGTGCGCTAGCCCCCCAGAATTATGGGGGACGCCACTGCTTGATTTACAATACGCCGACAGCTACTCGATAGAACAGATAAATCATGACGATTTCGAGGGGGCCATTAATCTAGTCAATGCAATTGGGAAGAACAGCCCTAggggaaaatatttttctggaGGAATCACTACCAtaacaacaaataaatctATCCAGGTCAAAGAGGATGATGATAATGATCCCAAGTTGCGATCGTTGGACAATAAAGCGAGAGAGGTTAGTGATAATGAGATTGTAGGAATAGGTGACTTTACGTCGGGACGTGTCGCAAAGAAAGACATGGAGACCATTAAGGTCGTCAACAAGATATTAGTGCCAAGTGCAGACCTAAGACTCTCATCTTTAATTCCGGTGACTAACGAGCggaagaaatattttgaaacgaGGTCGACGAGTACGAAAGGACAAGACGAAACAG ATTCCAACAGGGCTTCGACAGCCAGCACCGACTCGAGTCAACATTTTAGGGGGCGAAATAATGGGCCAACTGCAGCCCTTAATAAAACCCAGACGCCCCATAATCTGGCGTCTAATGAAAGGAACTTCAGTGACACATCTGGCTTAGTGGGAGCCAACAAAAGCGACACTCCAACATTGCAAGTTAATATGACAGAGGATGTTTCACAATGGAATGCTTCAACG ATAAGAACATCAATGTTCCGAAACGATGAAAACCAAGGCAAGTTCTTACACCCAGGAATGTTAATTCTGGCCATGGGGATTTTATGCGCAGGTGCAACTCTAGCAACACTAGCTGTGAGGTTCAACAGCAGGAAAAGATGGATGGAAAGGAGAGAAAGCGCGGACAGCATCCCCGTGGCCAGCATATCCAGCATCACAGAACTTTGGTGA